One segment of Proteus appendicitidis DNA contains the following:
- a CDS encoding phage tail assembly protein T, which yields MLSEMTATELADWLHFFNETPFTLQLIDHAFSGLNFTVASVFGGSDNLSPEDFSVLLRKPAVDMDDETMMAVSEGIAGGVRYEPTNSGSHD from the coding sequence ATGCTCAGCGAAATGACAGCGACCGAACTCGCTGATTGGTTACACTTCTTTAATGAAACTCCCTTCACCCTCCAACTCATTGATCATGCTTTTTCTGGGCTTAATTTCACTGTCGCCAGTGTTTTTGGTGGCAGTGATAATTTATCGCCAGAGGATTTTAGCGTGTTATTACGAAAACCCGCTGTTGATATGGACGATGAAACCATGATGGCGGTCAGTGAAGGGATAGCGGGCGGAGTACGATATGAGCCAACAAATAGCGGATCTCACGATTAA
- a CDS encoding phage tail tape measure protein, with protein sequence MSQQIADLTINLGAETADFSQQMGRVERQLQETAEKAEASQRRMAQLVEQQAQSARSSAESTAQSLQELNNQQEISQQQRADYYQRIARDEAVAKKLSAELANNFLIQAENALKASDPLERLIEVTKGLAKSFDKGKMSMEHFSNAEEQLKAKVRSMRNEYSANAESYYQQLDSISKLSNRSNELTKIKSRLTDEFKKGRIHQQDYKNILSEIAEKTQKVNREEESQTQQKTRFIQKLKEQVATQNLSREQMLRYQASQLGVSSSAEIYIRRLSESSKETKEFDKNSKSLSDRLQSIANSFNMGSLVRGGILGGITAGLTGVAKLAYDAEREFSQFNKQLILTGNYANKSASQLNEMARTLAGGGITRGEMASSISSVVGTGVFSNNEISRVSKAAAQMNYITGQAIDTTIDQFKRLQDEPLQMSLELEKANHHLTASQLEQIRTLELQGNKTEAARLAIDAYAQSINDGANDIVENLGYLESAWVGIKNAAKEGWDAMLDIGREKTLEEQIREQEKLLKNLNNVGIAPQYRINEIQENIASLNKQKADIDLKKAQDQAEKVANQSEVNKFRIKQEFYNKYASWETRRNEELAKLNANKHALSEEEYKEYEKMINYRLRDRQMPGSGRSKPYTVPAGDKEEENASRDLLSLQAQLEILKKHQSANDVISQQRKDLQKEQAQFAILEEAQLTRRLTSAEKSLLSNKENILAQKEKLALVGDEVALQERLNKMQDQADKYIAQQSEKRKAIEESMGKSAREQQRYLERAQLLAGQKENPQLNNMLAEQQKTYEVEDQKRADWLAGAQTAWGNYKDTALDVNSQVQNATSMALNGFSSQLTNVLFEGEANFKDFTKSILKMLTDILIKMSLVKGIEAMGFGFGAPVANADGGVYNSASLSAYSGQIVHKPTMFAFAKGAGLMGEAGPEGIFPLRRGADGKLGVIAKMPNQGVGVTQINHITIQNDGSNGQIGPEALKKIYEISKRGAQDYIMSQRRDGGAM encoded by the coding sequence ATGAGCCAACAAATAGCGGATCTCACGATTAATTTAGGGGCTGAAACAGCCGATTTCAGCCAGCAAATGGGGCGTGTTGAACGTCAACTGCAAGAAACCGCAGAAAAAGCCGAAGCTAGTCAACGACGCATGGCTCAACTGGTTGAACAACAGGCGCAATCGGCTCGCAGTTCAGCAGAAAGCACCGCGCAGTCTCTTCAAGAACTTAACAATCAACAAGAAATTTCTCAGCAACAACGAGCGGATTATTATCAGCGGATTGCTCGTGATGAAGCTGTTGCTAAAAAACTATCAGCAGAACTCGCTAATAATTTTTTAATTCAGGCTGAAAATGCATTAAAGGCTAGCGATCCATTGGAGAGATTGATAGAGGTGACTAAAGGCCTCGCTAAAAGCTTTGACAAGGGAAAAATGTCGATGGAGCATTTTTCTAACGCGGAAGAGCAGTTAAAAGCAAAAGTGAGATCGATGCGTAATGAATATAGTGCAAATGCAGAAAGTTATTATCAACAATTAGATAGCATATCTAAGCTTAGTAACCGCAGTAATGAATTAACTAAAATTAAATCACGACTTACAGATGAATTTAAAAAAGGAAGGATTCATCAACAAGACTATAAAAACATTCTTTCTGAGATAGCAGAAAAAACACAAAAAGTAAATCGTGAAGAAGAATCCCAGACTCAACAAAAAACACGATTTATTCAAAAATTAAAGGAACAAGTTGCTACTCAAAATTTAAGTCGTGAACAAATGTTGCGTTATCAAGCGTCTCAACTGGGTGTCAGTTCTTCAGCCGAAATTTATATTCGTCGATTATCTGAATCGAGCAAAGAAACCAAAGAGTTTGATAAGAACAGCAAGTCATTATCTGACCGTCTTCAGAGTATTGCCAATTCCTTTAATATGGGGTCACTGGTTCGTGGTGGTATTTTGGGAGGAATTACTGCAGGTTTAACGGGTGTTGCAAAATTAGCCTATGATGCGGAAAGAGAGTTTTCTCAATTTAACAAGCAGTTAATATTAACCGGTAATTACGCCAATAAGTCAGCAAGTCAATTAAATGAAATGGCGAGAACTCTTGCGGGTGGCGGTATTACGCGTGGTGAAATGGCATCATCCATTTCGAGTGTTGTCGGTACAGGCGTATTTTCAAATAATGAGATTTCCCGTGTTTCAAAAGCAGCTGCACAGATGAATTACATCACAGGGCAGGCGATTGATACCACGATTGATCAGTTTAAACGCTTACAAGATGAACCGCTTCAAATGTCGCTTGAATTAGAAAAAGCGAACCACCACCTTACAGCATCCCAATTAGAGCAAATCAGAACGCTCGAATTACAAGGTAATAAAACCGAAGCAGCACGATTGGCAATCGATGCTTATGCGCAATCTATCAATGACGGTGCTAATGATATTGTTGAAAATCTTGGATATCTAGAGTCTGCATGGGTGGGTATTAAGAATGCAGCAAAAGAAGGCTGGGATGCCATGCTTGATATAGGCAGAGAAAAAACACTAGAAGAGCAAATTAGGGAGCAGGAAAAATTATTAAAGAATTTAAATAATGTCGGGATTGCACCTCAATATAGAATAAATGAGATACAGGAAAATATTGCATCTTTAAATAAGCAAAAAGCAGATATTGATCTTAAAAAGGCTCAGGATCAAGCTGAAAAAGTAGCTAACCAATCAGAGGTAAATAAATTCCGAATTAAACAAGAATTCTATAATAAATATGCAAGCTGGGAAACAAGGAGAAATGAAGAGTTAGCAAAGTTGAACGCTAATAAACATGCATTATCTGAAGAAGAGTATAAAGAATATGAAAAAATGATTAATTATCGACTAAGAGACCGTCAAATGCCGGGTTCTGGTCGAAGTAAACCATATACAGTTCCTGCAGGTGATAAAGAAGAGGAAAATGCTTCTCGTGATTTACTATCATTACAAGCCCAGTTAGAAATTCTTAAAAAACATCAAAGCGCTAATGATGTTATCAGTCAACAACGCAAAGATCTTCAGAAAGAGCAGGCACAATTTGCAATTTTAGAAGAAGCACAATTGACGCGTCGATTAACTAGCGCGGAAAAGTCTTTACTATCAAATAAAGAAAATATTCTTGCTCAAAAGGAAAAACTTGCATTAGTGGGTGATGAAGTTGCTTTGCAAGAACGTTTAAATAAGATGCAAGATCAGGCTGATAAATATATTGCTCAACAATCGGAAAAACGTAAAGCAATTGAAGAAAGTATGGGTAAATCAGCAAGAGAGCAACAACGTTACTTAGAACGCGCTCAACTTCTGGCAGGACAAAAAGAGAACCCACAGCTAAATAATATGTTAGCCGAGCAACAAAAGACCTATGAAGTTGAAGATCAGAAACGTGCTGATTGGTTAGCGGGTGCGCAAACAGCATGGGGCAATTATAAAGACACCGCGCTTGATGTTAACTCTCAAGTGCAAAATGCCACTTCTATGGCGCTTAATGGGTTTAGTAGCCAATTAACCAACGTGTTATTTGAAGGAGAAGCCAACTTTAAGGACTTTACGAAATCGATTCTTAAGATGCTAACTGATATTTTAATTAAAATGTCTTTGGTTAAAGGAATAGAGGCGATGGGCTTTGGGTTTGGTGCTCCAGTTGCGAATGCGGACGGTGGGGTTTACAACTCAGCCAGTTTAAGCGCTTACAGTGGGCAGATTGTTCATAAACCTACCATGTTCGCGTTTGCAAAAGGTGCAGGCTTGATGGGAGAAGCTGGGCCGGAAGGTATTTTTCCCTTGCGTCGTGGTGCTGATGGAAAGCTGGGCGTTATTGCGAAAATGCCTAATCAAGGAGTAGGTGTTACTCAGATAAACCATATAACTATTCAAAATGATGGTAGCAATGGTCAAATAGGGCCTGAAGCCTTGAAAAAGATTTATGAAATCAGTAAACGTGGTGCTCAGGACTATATTATGAGCCAGCGCCGGGATGGTGGAGCTATGTAG
- a CDS encoding phage tail protein — translation METFKWKVKPDMKKEFEPRVKSVKFGDGYEQRRPDGINNNLKKYNVTLIYINSESLQIESFLEKHAGISAFLWKPPHQSELIKVLCRKWSSSAGMIRTEITAEFEQVVS, via the coding sequence ATGGAAACATTTAAGTGGAAAGTCAAACCTGATATGAAAAAGGAGTTTGAGCCTCGAGTAAAATCAGTGAAATTTGGCGACGGCTATGAACAGCGTCGCCCTGATGGTATTAATAATAATCTAAAAAAATACAATGTAACGCTGATCTATATAAATAGTGAAAGCTTGCAGATTGAGTCATTTTTAGAAAAACATGCTGGTATCAGCGCATTTTTATGGAAGCCTCCTCATCAATCAGAATTAATTAAGGTACTATGTCGAAAATGGTCGTCTTCTGCTGGAATGATTAGAACTGAAATAACAGCTGAATTCGAACAAGTTGTATCTTAA
- a CDS encoding phage minor tail protein L — translation MQHIPPEMRISVTEISSTDALLELYEFDLTKIGGIRYRFFDGLNQRKEPLIWQGSTYEPYPVKGEGFAFNGKGPSGRPTITLSNLFGLITGIASQLDSAIGGLVVRRIVSTQFLDAVNFPHGNPNADPSQEIVTRWIIEQMTSLNSVTATFMLATPSETDGLMLPGRVILSDICPWGYRSEECGYKGPPVADEWGNQTTDPLKDKCGKRLSDCKLRKNESRIGAFVSTSRIGNS, via the coding sequence ATGCAACATATTCCTCCTGAAATGCGAATTAGTGTTACCGAAATCTCCTCTACAGATGCTCTACTTGAACTTTACGAATTTGATTTAACCAAAATAGGCGGTATTCGGTACCGCTTTTTTGATGGACTCAATCAGCGTAAAGAACCGTTAATCTGGCAAGGAAGCACCTATGAACCTTATCCCGTGAAAGGTGAGGGATTTGCCTTTAATGGCAAAGGCCCATCAGGGCGACCCACAATTACATTGTCGAATTTATTCGGGCTGATTACAGGGATTGCCAGTCAGCTAGATAGTGCAATTGGTGGGCTGGTGGTACGTCGCATTGTCAGCACCCAATTTTTAGATGCGGTCAATTTTCCTCATGGCAATCCTAATGCTGACCCATCACAAGAGATTGTGACACGTTGGATCATTGAGCAGATGACCAGTTTAAATTCAGTGACCGCCACTTTTATGTTGGCGACACCCAGTGAAACAGACGGATTGATGCTTCCTGGTCGCGTGATTTTGTCGGATATCTGCCCTTGGGGATATCGTTCTGAAGAGTGCGGATATAAAGGGCCTCCTGTTGCCGATGAATGGGGAAATCAAACCACCGATCCGTTAAAAGATAAATGTGGTAAACGTCTGAGTGACTGTAAGTTACGAAAAAACGAATCACGTATAGGTGCGTTTGTCTCCACGTCCCGTATTGGTAATAGTTAA
- a CDS encoding C40 family peptidase has product MIEQAILAQAKEQAPLEACGLLISTARGEQYLPCVNQHADPKNHFTISFDDFIRAEQQGEVIAVVHSHPDGQPYLSPLDRQLQVNSALPWWVVCDEKIHCYQPVPHLLGRQFVHGSTDCYGLFRDAYHLAGHELPDFERHDNWWRQGKELYLDNMVSTGFRQVKKEAQPGDIILCCYASSRANHAGIYLGNQTILHHIPNQLSKREEYNERWQRMTHSIWRYRDWQPSDFMGICNDLDVALI; this is encoded by the coding sequence ATGATTGAACAAGCAATTTTGGCGCAGGCAAAAGAGCAAGCGCCCTTAGAGGCGTGTGGCTTATTGATAAGTACCGCGCGGGGTGAACAGTATTTACCTTGTGTTAATCAGCATGCCGATCCGAAAAACCATTTCACGATTTCTTTTGATGATTTTATTCGCGCCGAACAGCAGGGTGAGGTGATTGCGGTTGTCCACAGTCACCCCGATGGTCAGCCTTATCTCAGTCCCTTGGACCGACAACTGCAGGTGAACAGCGCGTTGCCGTGGTGGGTGGTCTGTGATGAAAAAATCCACTGTTATCAGCCAGTGCCTCATCTGTTAGGTCGCCAATTTGTTCATGGCTCAACAGATTGTTATGGGTTGTTTCGTGATGCTTACCATTTGGCAGGGCATGAATTGCCTGACTTTGAGCGACATGATAATTGGTGGCGCCAAGGTAAAGAACTGTACCTCGATAATATGGTGAGCACTGGTTTTCGGCAGGTCAAAAAAGAGGCGCAACCCGGCGATATTATTTTGTGTTGTTATGCCAGCTCTCGCGCCAACCACGCAGGGATCTATTTAGGCAATCAAACGATTTTGCATCACATTCCAAACCAACTTAGCAAACGCGAGGAGTATAACGAACGATGGCAACGAATGACGCACTCAATTTGGCGTTACCGCGATTGGCAACCTTCCGACTTTATGGGAATTTGCAACGATTTGGACGTCGCTTTGATTTAA
- a CDS encoding tail assembly protein, whose product MATNDALNLALPRLATFRLYGNLQRFGRRFDLNVNTASEGLHALFIQIPALRLAIREGWYQVRIAGTDISPQEINQKFNEALPDNAVVHIVPKLSGAKNVGVFQFVAGAALFSLGWWGPAWISATVATSLMAGGAAMMIGGVAQMLIPAPKPPNLSRGDEEKGNTYFSNLDNAVAQGMPVPIAYGEIMCGSRVISQSVEIMDDSDGEDIDAGKHGG is encoded by the coding sequence ATGGCAACGAATGACGCACTCAATTTGGCGTTACCGCGATTGGCAACCTTCCGACTTTATGGGAATTTGCAACGATTTGGACGTCGCTTTGATTTAAATGTGAATACCGCCTCTGAAGGGCTTCACGCGCTTTTTATTCAAATTCCAGCTTTACGCCTCGCCATTCGTGAGGGTTGGTATCAAGTTCGCATTGCTGGTACCGATATTTCCCCGCAAGAAATTAACCAAAAATTCAATGAAGCCTTACCTGATAATGCGGTCGTCCATATTGTGCCGAAATTATCAGGCGCTAAAAACGTCGGTGTTTTTCAGTTTGTTGCGGGTGCGGCCTTATTTTCATTGGGGTGGTGGGGACCTGCGTGGATCTCCGCAACCGTTGCCACGTCTTTGATGGCAGGTGGCGCAGCCATGATGATTGGCGGTGTCGCTCAAATGCTGATCCCCGCGCCTAAACCGCCTAATTTATCTCGTGGTGATGAAGAAAAAGGCAATACCTATTTTAGTAATCTTGATAACGCGGTTGCACAAGGGATGCCGGTGCCCATTGCGTATGGTGAAATTATGTGTGGTTCACGCGTCATTTCACAATCAGTTGAGATTATGGATGACAGTGACGGCGAAGATATCGATGCCGGTAAACACGGTGGATAA
- the gpJ gene encoding TipJ family phage tail tip protein produces the protein MGKGGGGQKTPYEAPNDLTSRQKASLIDLISEGPIEGPIHIQGSMDDLGCIYLDDTPVIDGSGNSTINGMYAQWRAGTLEQPAMSGFTASANEVPVGIEVKYNSPVTRTITSPNIDRLRLTFGTQALVETKDNGDRVPTSVQLQIQIQRNGAWITEKNVTINGKRSNSPYLMAVVLDDLPPVPFSVRMIRITQDSTSDKIQNNTVWSSYSELVDISQTYPGSAVAGLMFDSEQFGNKFPRRNYLIKGRIIQVPSNYDPDKRIYSGIWDGTFKPAFTNNPAWILWDLLTHPRYGMGKRLNISEVDKFALYAIGRYCDEQVDDGFGGKEPRMTCNAYITDMRKAYDVMGDMCAMMRIMPVWNGRTLTFIQDRPSDVVWPYTNANVIDGNFQYSFSALKSRHTAVEVRFIDPDNGWKTSVELVEDDASIARFGRNVMRVDAFGCTSRGQAHRHGLWLLTTEKLETQTVEFTVGSEGLRHMPGDIIEIADNYYADNQVGGRLTHIDYASQTLTLDRNIDTPKSGKSSVTLINAQGDPQSYEVVSYPASNQIKLDTLPLGLREGGIWTLTLPSLRRRLFRAISLADNGDGSFTVIAVQHIPEKEAIVDKGAKFEPKPDTPLGGFIPPVENLSVDIESDASAWQVEASWNTPYSSRGVDFLLKLTTGDRIVGTASTTDTMYRFGGLPQGNYVLSVVPQNDRKQKGEVATTSFAINPPLPPSYIEVESGYFSLGIIPRSGGQNSLRAQYEFWFSEKQITDISEVESRAEYLGLSTMWVIQGRNLKAGHTYYIYVRSINAVGKSVFVEAKGEPNSNTKEILDELDGQFMTTDAGKQLSDKLDWNAETAIILSNEDSRLSRRLLVSHGQSQAGIKELWQVRATDNEAWAQEVKEIYSAVGDNTSAIKETQTSITELNKAFGQTSTEIRTELKTTNDATNKRIDGTNQDLADTNQKLGNTDKEVGRIRADVATNKEAISETNKAMAKSEEQVQAQFGKQQGMINQKMQAEFSQSGDGVVTHSINITIVHNNVKYNAAGQVISAQVKNGKLESYIGYNANNFVWYNPVNGKMELFMYAKNGQLFMREVFINEAWLNSVVVTEYIKSGDYVPGKSGFLIDGKTSNIEMNKGTFRGELDIGTNKTGAHTVITNERIAVYGAKGELRIEIGKIEGV, from the coding sequence ATGGGTAAGGGTGGTGGTGGTCAAAAAACACCGTATGAGGCACCAAACGATTTAACATCACGTCAAAAAGCCTCATTAATTGATTTAATCAGTGAGGGACCGATTGAAGGACCGATCCATATTCAAGGCTCGATGGATGATTTGGGGTGTATTTATTTGGATGATACGCCTGTGATAGACGGCTCTGGCAATAGCACGATTAATGGAATGTATGCACAATGGCGGGCAGGGACATTAGAGCAACCGGCAATGAGTGGCTTTACCGCGTCTGCGAATGAAGTACCAGTGGGTATCGAAGTTAAATATAATTCCCCCGTCACTCGTACTATCACCTCACCCAATATTGACCGTTTACGTCTAACCTTTGGTACACAAGCACTGGTTGAAACTAAAGATAATGGTGATCGCGTACCGACTTCTGTTCAATTGCAAATCCAAATTCAGCGCAATGGAGCGTGGATAACAGAGAAAAATGTCACAATTAATGGCAAGCGCTCTAACTCACCTTATTTAATGGCTGTTGTGTTGGATGATTTACCGCCTGTGCCGTTTAGTGTACGCATGATCCGCATCACCCAAGACAGCACTTCGGACAAAATTCAAAATAATACCGTTTGGTCGAGCTATTCTGAGTTAGTGGATATTTCACAAACCTATCCGGGTTCTGCCGTGGCGGGATTGATGTTTGATAGTGAGCAGTTTGGCAATAAATTTCCACGCCGTAATTACCTTATCAAAGGTCGCATTATTCAGGTACCCAGTAATTATGATCCGGATAAACGGATTTATTCGGGGATTTGGGACGGTACCTTTAAGCCCGCATTTACTAACAACCCCGCATGGATATTATGGGATTTATTAACCCATCCGCGTTATGGCATGGGGAAACGTCTTAATATTAGTGAAGTCGATAAATTCGCCCTGTATGCAATCGGTCGTTATTGTGATGAACAGGTTGATGATGGGTTCGGTGGAAAAGAACCCCGTATGACGTGTAATGCTTACATTACGGATATGCGCAAAGCCTATGATGTCATGGGTGATATGTGTGCCATGATGCGCATTATGCCTGTCTGGAATGGGCGAACATTAACCTTTATTCAAGATAGGCCGTCTGATGTGGTGTGGCCCTATACCAACGCCAATGTGATTGATGGTAACTTTCAGTATAGTTTTAGTGCATTAAAATCGCGTCATACCGCTGTAGAGGTTCGTTTTATTGATCCCGATAATGGCTGGAAAACCAGTGTTGAACTAGTTGAAGATGATGCCAGTATTGCCCGCTTTGGGCGTAATGTGATGCGCGTCGATGCTTTTGGTTGTACTAGCAGAGGGCAAGCCCATCGTCATGGTCTTTGGTTATTAACCACTGAGAAATTAGAGACACAGACGGTTGAATTTACTGTTGGTAGTGAAGGCTTGCGTCATATGCCGGGTGATATTATCGAAATTGCCGATAACTATTACGCGGACAATCAAGTGGGTGGGCGTCTAACACACATTGATTATGCCTCTCAAACATTAACCTTAGATCGCAATATCGATACACCCAAAAGCGGTAAATCAAGCGTCACACTCATCAATGCGCAAGGTGATCCACAATCTTATGAAGTGGTGAGCTATCCCGCATCTAATCAAATAAAGCTGGATACTTTACCGCTAGGATTACGCGAGGGAGGAATTTGGACGTTGACACTCCCGTCTTTACGTCGCCGACTATTTCGTGCCATCAGTTTAGCTGATAATGGTGATGGCAGTTTTACGGTTATAGCCGTACAGCACATACCCGAAAAAGAGGCGATTGTTGATAAAGGCGCTAAATTTGAGCCAAAGCCCGATACGCCACTGGGTGGATTTATCCCACCGGTTGAAAACCTTTCTGTGGATATCGAATCAGATGCAAGCGCATGGCAGGTGGAAGCCAGTTGGAACACGCCTTATTCCAGTCGAGGAGTAGACTTTTTATTAAAACTCACTACCGGTGATCGCATTGTCGGTACCGCTTCAACCACGGACACGATGTATCGTTTTGGTGGTTTGCCTCAAGGAAATTACGTTTTATCCGTCGTACCTCAAAATGATCGGAAACAAAAAGGCGAGGTGGCCACAACTTCATTCGCGATTAACCCACCGTTACCACCGAGTTATATTGAAGTGGAATCCGGTTATTTTAGCTTGGGTATTATTCCGCGTTCTGGCGGTCAAAATAGCTTGCGAGCACAGTATGAGTTTTGGTTTTCAGAAAAACAGATCACCGATATTAGCGAAGTGGAAAGTCGCGCCGAGTATCTAGGTCTCAGTACGATGTGGGTTATTCAGGGACGAAACCTAAAAGCAGGTCATACCTATTATATTTATGTTCGTAGTATAAACGCTGTTGGAAAATCAGTGTTTGTTGAAGCCAAAGGGGAGCCTAATAGTAATACCAAAGAAATACTCGATGAGCTAGACGGTCAGTTCATGACAACAGATGCCGGCAAACAACTCAGTGATAAATTAGATTGGAATGCTGAGACAGCAATTATTCTTAGTAATGAAGACTCTAGACTATCGCGCCGTTTGTTAGTAAGTCATGGTCAATCACAGGCTGGGATCAAAGAGCTATGGCAAGTTCGTGCAACGGATAACGAAGCATGGGCACAGGAAGTTAAAGAAATTTACTCCGCGGTTGGTGATAACACGTCTGCAATTAAAGAGACTCAAACTTCAATTACTGAGCTAAATAAGGCGTTCGGGCAAACATCAACGGAGATCCGTACAGAGTTAAAAACAACTAATGATGCAACAAATAAACGCATTGATGGTACCAACCAAGATTTAGCCGATACCAACCAGAAGTTAGGCAATACAGATAAAGAAGTTGGTCGTATTCGTGCTGATGTTGCAACAAATAAAGAAGCAATATCTGAAACGAATAAAGCCATGGCTAAATCCGAAGAACAGGTACAAGCGCAATTCGGTAAACAGCAGGGCATGATTAATCAAAAAATGCAGGCTGAATTTAGTCAATCAGGCGACGGTGTTGTCACTCATTCAATCAATATTACGATTGTTCATAATAACGTGAAATACAATGCAGCAGGACAGGTCATTAGCGCTCAAGTTAAGAATGGAAAGCTTGAGTCGTATATTGGTTACAACGCGAATAATTTCGTTTGGTATAACCCTGTTAACGGGAAAATGGAATTATTCATGTATGCCAAGAACGGGCAATTGTTTATGCGTGAAGTCTTTATTAATGAAGCGTGGCTTAATTCCGTTGTTGTCACTGAATATATTAAATCTGGCGATTATGTTCCGGGGAAAAGTGGTTTTTTGATTGATGGTAAAACTAGCAATATTGAAATGAACAAAGGAACGTTCCGGGGTGAATTAGATATAGGAACAAACAAGACGGGTGCGCATACCGTTATCACCAATGAACGGATTGCGGTTTACGGTGCTAAAGGAGAACTTAGGATTGAAATAGGAAAAATAGAAGGAGTTTAA